In one window of Armatimonadota bacterium DNA:
- a CDS encoding tetratricopeptide repeat protein encodes MAEARAAAARGDREAAITHLEQAVAEDDGLALAHRWLSRLYAEKGLHEKALDSVAAAWLLDPDPRDGEHMQRLLEERFPRSMARRTAKAIPFTKARIALELVERGCGAAAHLREALYFPGDDRDAPATDPQFGWRFDRACYGYVLDPEVGRWSLTFVVHYSSAAGATRRETAGHCTALLLRAACAREEHLGPVGPPGRPLDVWLAELGRAGAETSGGSIYLLDAARERHPGEWVRQVIHECGHAALPGVNHFDEPEPWANGRLGEHLFSRWLTDRRASAPEHPWLSAADFAPLIADAERCMHLFLQTGPGSSLLDDASARGMDYYLGYASYLERAFGGRLLASAMRLTAGNASRDFAAGVEEALRRASSTGIELRAVQRPTEGDVAHWVYLPAGAWRAVCKGCGAATAFNGHLLGGEDGDVGRLDGGWHSVVLPPGAVVTFRPAAAEQR; translated from the coding sequence GCCGCCATCACTCACCTGGAGCAGGCCGTCGCCGAAGACGACGGTCTCGCGCTTGCCCATCGCTGGCTGAGCAGGTTATACGCCGAGAAGGGACTGCACGAGAAGGCGCTCGACAGCGTCGCCGCGGCATGGCTCCTCGACCCGGATCCCCGCGACGGCGAGCACATGCAACGCCTCCTGGAGGAACGCTTCCCTCGGTCCATGGCTCGGCGCACCGCCAAGGCCATCCCTTTCACGAAGGCCCGAATCGCTCTCGAACTCGTCGAGCGCGGTTGCGGCGCAGCCGCCCACCTCCGCGAGGCGCTCTACTTCCCAGGCGATGATCGCGATGCTCCTGCGACGGATCCCCAGTTCGGCTGGCGCTTCGACCGAGCGTGTTACGGCTATGTGCTCGATCCCGAGGTCGGCCGGTGGAGTCTGACGTTTGTCGTGCACTACAGCTCCGCCGCAGGCGCGACGCGCCGGGAGACGGCGGGCCATTGCACGGCGCTGCTGCTGCGGGCCGCGTGCGCGCGCGAGGAGCACCTCGGGCCGGTCGGACCGCCTGGCAGACCGCTCGACGTGTGGCTCGCGGAGCTGGGCCGGGCCGGTGCGGAGACCTCGGGCGGCAGCATCTACCTGCTCGACGCGGCCCGCGAGCGGCATCCGGGCGAGTGGGTGCGCCAGGTGATCCACGAATGCGGCCACGCGGCGCTGCCCGGCGTGAATCATTTCGACGAGCCCGAACCATGGGCGAACGGGAGGCTCGGCGAGCATCTCTTCTCCCGCTGGCTCACGGACCGCAGGGCAAGTGCGCCGGAGCATCCGTGGCTCTCCGCCGCCGACTTCGCGCCGCTCATCGCGGACGCCGAGCGGTGCATGCACCTCTTTCTGCAAACCGGCCCGGGATCGTCCTTGCTCGATGATGCTTCGGCGAGGGGGATGGACTACTACCTCGGCTATGCGAGCTACCTCGAGCGAGCGTTCGGCGGGCGGCTTCTCGCGAGTGCGATGCGCCTGACGGCCGGCAACGCGAGCCGCGATTTCGCGGCAGGCGTGGAAGAGGCGCTGCGCCGGGCATCCTCGACTGGTATCGAGTTGCGGGCCGTCCAGCGACCGACTGAGGGCGATGTCGCCCACTGGGTCTATCTCCCCGCGGGCGCGTGGCGCGCGGTTTGTAAGGGATGCGGTGCGGCGACTGCGTTCAACGGGCATCTGCTGGGCGGCGAGGATGGTGACGTCGGCCGGCTGGACGGGGGTTGGCACTCAGTGGTTCTGCCCCCCGGCGCGGTCGTCACATTCCGCCCCGCCGCGGCAGAGCAGCGTTAG
- a CDS encoding DUF4129 domain-containing protein, translated as MALASARQEAYWTEQWLPYGAAALVTVAAILSAWPIYLLSFFPYVALVLVAIGTPASMYLRAANANRRILNIMIVGVSLVFIFSMLRSIQLPSGGDLVSIALFIDDRVAVALVIQMFITVAMFRSFSLLTDRDLTLTVVPAVSTLLLSSIIVRGAGIIISLLLFFLGALYLLAFNHQESLGQRGDARLLAPPRRRSLLAGGISTMWLVLVPATFVAAIVFGWINLPRALMMRYSNYLPYIITRQILQIAAPSWVVPRWSNQMVLSDGLSLRNNIVFRVDSTESALWRAETLDVYTGRGWRTESTPYRVLLERQGDSWSVPTRDMGIAAGVPSSDLRQVFHLAVPMQGVVVAAYEPRSLSGPFFHPRVSDSSVLTNAAPFRSSTVYTVVSQRKTAPGAAVYRPGVTMADEERKRYLALPEIPARTRRLARKITAAERDDRDRAIALRAYLESNFVYRERVELPPAEVGDYVDYFLHEMDGAYCDYFASASAVLARLNGIPSRVVAGFSSDEDDEETGWYVVREKHAHSWVEVFIDGYGWLELDPSPAPGRQPSLLERAQKAMSQALQRVRRAALAPLRALVATPGWWWKLPGIVASLVLVILGVRYLRRDKPLPLPRTSDAEQLRQYVRRSYDRMCGWLAAWGLPKPPGATASEYAAGLAQTLGAQAQVIRGVIGTYLAAEYSGRPLERADAAGIADGLHTVLTMRKLLLRRARERTEREDHGS; from the coding sequence ATGGCTTTAGCAAGCGCACGCCAGGAAGCATACTGGACCGAACAGTGGCTGCCGTACGGCGCTGCGGCGCTCGTGACCGTCGCGGCGATCCTGTCTGCCTGGCCGATCTACCTGTTATCGTTCTTCCCCTACGTCGCCCTGGTGCTCGTGGCGATCGGCACGCCCGCGAGTATGTACCTGCGGGCCGCGAACGCCAACCGACGCATCCTCAACATCATGATCGTCGGCGTCAGCCTCGTCTTCATCTTCAGCATGCTCAGGAGCATCCAGTTGCCGTCCGGTGGGGACCTCGTGAGTATTGCGTTGTTCATCGATGACCGAGTTGCCGTCGCACTGGTCATCCAGATGTTCATCACGGTCGCGATGTTCCGCAGCTTTTCGCTGCTGACCGACCGCGACTTGACCCTCACGGTCGTCCCCGCGGTGAGCACGCTACTGCTATCGTCCATCATCGTACGCGGCGCCGGCATCATCATCTCCCTGCTGTTGTTCTTCCTCGGCGCGCTCTATCTGCTTGCCTTCAACCACCAGGAGTCACTCGGCCAGCGCGGCGACGCACGCCTGCTCGCGCCGCCGCGCCGCCGATCACTCCTCGCCGGCGGCATCTCGACGATGTGGCTCGTGCTCGTCCCGGCCACCTTCGTCGCCGCGATCGTCTTCGGCTGGATCAACCTGCCGCGCGCCCTGATGATGCGCTACAGCAACTACCTCCCGTACATCATCACGCGGCAGATACTTCAGATCGCCGCGCCCTCGTGGGTCGTGCCCCGCTGGTCGAATCAAATGGTGTTGAGCGACGGGCTGTCGCTACGCAACAACATCGTGTTCCGGGTCGACTCCACGGAAAGCGCACTGTGGCGCGCGGAGACTCTCGACGTTTATACCGGCCGCGGCTGGCGCACCGAGAGCACACCGTACCGAGTTCTGCTCGAGCGGCAGGGCGATTCGTGGTCCGTGCCAACCAGAGATATGGGCATCGCGGCCGGCGTGCCGAGCAGCGACTTGAGGCAAGTCTTCCATCTCGCAGTCCCGATGCAAGGCGTCGTCGTCGCTGCCTACGAGCCGCGCTCCCTCTCCGGTCCGTTCTTCCACCCGCGCGTCAGCGATTCATCAGTGCTGACCAACGCAGCGCCGTTCCGCTCGAGCACCGTGTACACTGTCGTCTCGCAGCGCAAGACGGCACCTGGCGCCGCTGTATACCGGCCGGGCGTGACTATGGCCGACGAAGAGCGCAAACGCTACCTGGCGTTGCCCGAGATCCCAGCGCGTACGCGGCGCCTGGCGCGTAAGATCACCGCCGCCGAGCGCGACGACCGCGACCGCGCGATCGCCTTGCGTGCCTATCTCGAGAGCAACTTCGTCTATCGTGAGCGCGTCGAGCTTCCGCCGGCGGAGGTAGGCGACTATGTGGACTACTTCCTGCACGAGATGGACGGCGCGTACTGCGATTACTTCGCGAGCGCCTCGGCGGTCCTCGCCCGGCTCAACGGCATCCCATCGCGCGTGGTTGCCGGGTTCAGCAGCGACGAAGATGACGAGGAAACCGGCTGGTACGTCGTGCGCGAAAAGCACGCTCACAGTTGGGTCGAGGTGTTCATAGACGGCTACGGCTGGCTCGAGCTGGATCCGAGCCCGGCGCCGGGCCGGCAACCGTCGCTGCTCGAGCGGGCACAGAAGGCTATGAGCCAGGCGTTGCAGCGGGTCAGGCGCGCGGCGCTTGCGCCGCTGCGTGCGTTGGTCGCGACGCCGGGATGGTGGTGGAAGCTGCCGGGGATCGTGGCTTCTCTGGTGCTCGTCATTCTGGGGGTGCGCTATTTGCGCCGCGACAAGCCGCTCCCGCTGCCTCGCACATCGGATGCCGAGCAGCTTCGGCAATACGTGCGTCGCAGTTACGATCGCATGTGCGGATGGCTTGCCGCCTGGGGGTTGCCCAAGCCGCCCGGCGCCACGGCGAGCGAGTACGCCGCCGGCCTGGCGCAGACGCTCGGCGCGCAGGCCCAGGTCATCCGCGGCGTCATCGGCACGTACCTCGCGGCGGAGTACAGTGGGCGGCCGCTGGAGCGCGCCGATGCCGCCGGCATTGCGGACGGGTTGCACACCGTGTTAACGATGCGCAAGCTTCTGCTGCGGCGCGCGCGAGAGCGAACGGAGAGGGAGGATCACGGCTCGTGA
- a CDS encoding DUF58 domain-containing protein has translation MWTRNAKMLVLISAAFYVVALVNDTFPAYVLWWATVCLLGAAYVYARRSLRRISVARHLAGNRMFQGDPLEMTLRVHHPPGSSQAILIRDPVRSITRDTTEESEYVFQAEPGTAEGVLKRALQFPLRGHYRLGPLVLEGSDPTGLFVRKSQAGQSADVIVYPRPLPLPNMYLQGLSSYRLSELRTAPLAGATQEFYGIRPYQYGDDLRRVHWKSTARTGRLAIKEYEQRLSTAATIVLDLHDAAHRGAGAQATLEYAVAIAASLAQHVVASGNSLSLISTGAERFLLPMDRGEHQLNKALEHLAVARGDGNTDFASALGARLSEIPAASTVFVITPSADSQLSYPLLMLRGAGAHVTAVLIAAHSFVDEPDPPAEEAYGSLLSAAFGVADAVCPVRRGDDIASALGAAGLWL, from the coding sequence ATGTGGACGCGAAACGCGAAGATGCTCGTCTTGATTTCGGCGGCCTTCTACGTCGTCGCGCTCGTCAACGACACCTTCCCCGCGTACGTCCTGTGGTGGGCGACCGTCTGCTTGCTCGGGGCCGCCTACGTGTACGCCCGCCGGTCGCTGCGCCGTATCTCCGTTGCGCGACACCTGGCCGGCAACCGGATGTTCCAAGGCGACCCGCTCGAGATGACGCTGCGCGTGCATCATCCCCCGGGGTCATCCCAGGCTATCCTCATCAGGGACCCGGTGCGCAGCATCACGCGAGACACGACCGAGGAGTCGGAGTACGTCTTCCAGGCGGAGCCGGGCACCGCCGAGGGCGTCCTCAAGCGCGCACTTCAGTTCCCTCTGCGCGGTCACTATCGTCTGGGGCCGCTGGTACTCGAAGGGTCGGATCCCACGGGACTCTTCGTCCGCAAATCGCAGGCCGGCCAATCAGCCGATGTGATCGTCTATCCGCGGCCGCTCCCGCTGCCCAATATGTATCTTCAGGGCCTCTCGTCGTACAGACTGAGTGAGCTTCGCACCGCGCCCCTGGCGGGAGCGACTCAGGAATTCTACGGCATTCGCCCGTACCAGTACGGCGATGACCTGCGTCGAGTACACTGGAAGTCCACTGCCCGCACCGGGCGCCTCGCCATTAAGGAGTACGAGCAGCGGCTTTCCACCGCGGCGACGATCGTCCTCGACCTCCACGATGCGGCGCATCGCGGTGCCGGCGCGCAGGCGACGTTGGAGTACGCAGTTGCCATCGCCGCCTCGCTCGCTCAGCACGTCGTGGCCTCGGGCAATTCCCTGAGCCTGATCTCGACCGGCGCGGAGCGGTTCCTGCTGCCCATGGACCGCGGGGAACATCAGCTCAACAAGGCGCTGGAGCACCTCGCGGTGGCGAGAGGCGACGGCAATACGGACTTCGCCTCCGCCCTCGGCGCGCGGCTGTCGGAAATCCCGGCTGCCTCTACCGTCTTCGTCATCACACCCTCGGCCGATTCGCAGTTGAGCTACCCGCTGCTCATGCTGCGGGGCGCCGGCGCTCACGTCACCGCGGTGCTCATCGCCGCCCACAGCTTTGTGGACGAGCCGGACCCGCCCGCCGAGGAGGCGTACGGAAGTCTCTTGTCCGCCGCGTTCGGTGTCGCCGACGCGGTGTGCCCGGTGCGGCGCGGCGATGACATCGCATCCGCTCTGGGAGCCGCTGGACTATGGCTTTAG
- a CDS encoding 2-isopropylmalate synthase — protein sequence MTERREVQEVGQPNLLEDVFPYDRVPLITFDGRIREEINGRVVEFDPREAVRRDLFITDTTFRDGQQARPPYSLEQIRDIYSLLVRLSGPNGVIRLSEFFLYTPKDRQAVDLCRELGHEYPRITGWIRADEGDFRLVKDMGLDETGMLTSASDYHIFHKQKMTRREAFDQYIRVVEGALATGVRPRCHLEDVTRADIEGFVLPFVQKLAELGEQAPDHLKPKVRLCDTLGYGVTFPGAALPRSIPKLVHTIVNEGGIPSDRLEWHGHNDFHKAHINGVTCWLYGCDAVNTTLLGFGERTGNPPLEGALVEYAGLKGTLNGADLSVLTEIARYFDEHVGAQIPAGQPFVGSNFNRTMAGIHAEGLRRDERIYNIFDTRVLLGQPPRVAITDKSGVDGITHWVNDFLGLEGDGQVRKRDVLKIARWVMDQYTVHGRLTGISDDELKEQVRLHLPELYEQRIRQGGAAGASPQD from the coding sequence ATGACCGAACGGCGCGAAGTTCAGGAGGTGGGTCAACCTAACCTGCTCGAAGACGTGTTCCCGTACGACAGGGTTCCGCTGATCACCTTTGACGGGCGAATACGCGAGGAAATCAACGGCCGGGTCGTGGAGTTCGACCCGCGGGAGGCGGTGAGGCGCGACCTGTTCATCACCGATACTACGTTCCGCGACGGTCAGCAGGCACGCCCGCCGTATTCGCTGGAGCAGATCCGGGACATTTACAGCCTGCTCGTTAGGCTCAGCGGGCCCAACGGAGTCATTCGGCTGAGCGAGTTCTTCCTCTACACCCCCAAGGACCGGCAGGCGGTTGACCTGTGCCGCGAGTTGGGGCATGAGTATCCTCGCATCACGGGATGGATTCGCGCGGACGAGGGCGACTTCAGGCTGGTCAAAGACATGGGTCTTGACGAGACCGGCATGCTGACTTCGGCGAGCGACTACCACATCTTCCACAAGCAGAAGATGACGCGGCGCGAAGCGTTCGACCAATACATCCGCGTTGTCGAGGGAGCGCTGGCGACCGGTGTGCGCCCGCGCTGCCACCTCGAGGACGTCACGCGCGCAGATATCGAAGGCTTCGTGCTGCCGTTTGTGCAGAAGCTGGCGGAGTTGGGAGAGCAGGCGCCCGATCATCTGAAGCCCAAGGTCAGGCTGTGTGACACCCTGGGCTACGGCGTCACTTTCCCAGGGGCGGCCCTGCCGCGCAGCATCCCCAAGCTGGTTCATACCATTGTCAACGAGGGTGGGATCCCCTCCGACCGCCTGGAATGGCACGGCCATAACGACTTCCACAAGGCGCACATCAACGGCGTTACCTGCTGGCTCTACGGGTGCGACGCCGTCAACACGACGCTGCTCGGCTTCGGCGAGCGCACCGGCAATCCACCGCTCGAAGGCGCCCTGGTCGAGTATGCGGGCCTCAAGGGCACGCTCAACGGGGCGGACCTCAGCGTGCTGACCGAGATTGCCCGCTACTTCGACGAGCATGTCGGCGCACAAATCCCTGCGGGACAGCCCTTCGTCGGCAGCAACTTCAACCGCACCATGGCGGGCATTCATGCCGAGGGCCTGCGGCGCGACGAGCGCATCTACAACATCTTCGACACGCGCGTGCTGCTCGGCCAACCACCCCGCGTGGCCATCACCGACAAGAGCGGCGTGGATGGCATCACCCACTGGGTCAACGACTTCCTCGGTCTCGAGGGCGATGGGCAGGTCCGCAAGCGCGACGTGCTCAAGATCGCGCGGTGGGTGATGGACCAGTATACCGTTCACGGCCGCCTGACCGGGATCTCGGACGATGAGCTAAAAGAGCAGGTGCGACTGCATCTGCCCGAGTTGTACGAGCAGCGCATACGGCAGGGAGGCGCGGCGGGGGCATCCCCTCAGGACTGA
- a CDS encoding trypsin-like peptidase domain-containing protein gives MRRNIAVIIARHSLVVGIAIGCIIGAALTGLVMGRSRAVLAKPAYAQATAPESEPAIIAAIQKVGPAVVNIDTIIQSRAAELPAPLREFFGEPFPRQGQASGVIIDAQGHVLTNNHVVQNARAVRVTLADGRTFDASVVGTDPLTDMAVVKIEGADLPVAELGSSVDVPIGGWVIAIGNPFGYENTVTVGVLSARNRQLRAPTGANLHELLQTDASINPGNSGGALVDIRGKVIGIPTAIIPYAQGIGFAISSEAARGVADELIAKGRVSHPWLGISNVPVSEHIARQLKLPDTKGVAVIGVVPDSPAARAGIQPRDVIVRMGEREIAKQDDVGEVLRESAVGQVLALTVRRAGQEVELAVTVGERPVRQP, from the coding sequence ATGCGCCGCAACATCGCTGTGATTATCGCCCGGCACTCGCTGGTCGTCGGGATTGCCATCGGTTGCATCATCGGTGCCGCCTTGACCGGCCTGGTCATGGGACGCAGCCGCGCGGTGCTCGCCAAGCCGGCGTACGCGCAGGCTACGGCTCCGGAGTCCGAGCCGGCGATCATCGCCGCAATCCAAAAGGTCGGGCCCGCCGTGGTCAACATTGACACCATAATCCAGTCCAGAGCCGCAGAGCTGCCCGCGCCCCTGCGCGAGTTCTTCGGGGAGCCGTTCCCGCGGCAGGGACAGGCTTCGGGTGTCATCATTGATGCGCAGGGCCACGTCCTGACGAACAACCACGTCGTGCAGAACGCGCGCGCGGTGAGAGTCACTCTCGCCGACGGGCGCACGTTCGATGCCTCCGTCGTCGGGACCGATCCCCTGACCGATATGGCGGTGGTGAAGATCGAAGGCGCTGACCTGCCCGTGGCCGAGTTGGGGAGTTCCGTGGATGTGCCGATCGGCGGTTGGGTGATCGCGATCGGCAACCCGTTCGGCTATGAGAACACCGTCACCGTCGGCGTCTTGAGCGCCCGCAACCGCCAACTGCGCGCTCCCACGGGAGCGAACCTGCACGAGCTGCTCCAGACCGACGCTTCGATCAACCCCGGCAACAGCGGCGGCGCATTGGTCGACATTCGGGGCAAAGTCATCGGCATCCCGACGGCGATCATCCCCTATGCCCAGGGCATCGGGTTTGCGATCTCCTCCGAGGCCGCCCGCGGTGTGGCCGATGAACTCATCGCGAAAGGCCGCGTCAGCCACCCGTGGCTGGGGATTTCCAACGTGCCGGTGAGCGAGCATATCGCACGCCAGTTGAAGCTCCCGGATACCAAGGGCGTCGCAGTCATCGGAGTAGTGCCCGACAGCCCGGCGGCACGAGCGGGGATCCAACCGCGCGATGTGATCGTTCGCATGGGGGAGCGCGAGATTGCGAAGCAGGACGACGTCGGCGAGGTGCTTAGGGAAAGCGCGGTGGGACAAGTGCTCGCCCTTACGGTGCGCCGCGCGGGGCAAGAGGTGGAACTCGCGGTGACCGTTGGGGAACGACCGGTGCGGCAGCCGTAG
- the larC gene encoding nickel pincer cofactor biosynthesis protein LarC, whose product MKTAHLDCFSGASGNMLLGALVDCGLDRDGLQSALSGLDLKGWRLRAERVQRGPIECTLVEVEVSESQPERRLAEVLGVIERGSLDLQVARRAGDIFRRLAEAEASVHGVAVEDVHFHEVGAVDAIVDIVGTVVGFGMLGIERATCSPLPLGSGWVETDHGRLPIPAPATAKLLEGFPTYGGGAETELVTPTGAALVTGLCDSFGPMPAMTVRRVGYGAGSKDLPHPNCLRMFLGDAAAPGASAAETLVVLETNLDDMNPEFYERVVERLFEAGALDVFITPIIMKKSRPASLLTTLAAPDKQAELLRILFRETTTLGVRAREVSRHCLDRDWVTVETPFGQVRVKIARLEGEIVTVAPEYEDCRRLAREKGVPLKDVYERARAAAIGA is encoded by the coding sequence ATGAAAACAGCGCATCTCGATTGCTTCTCCGGCGCGAGCGGCAATATGCTGCTCGGCGCGCTGGTTGACTGCGGACTCGACCGCGACGGGCTCCAGTCCGCCTTGTCGGGCCTCGATCTGAAGGGCTGGCGGCTCAGGGCCGAGCGCGTTCAACGGGGGCCCATCGAGTGCACGCTGGTGGAGGTCGAGGTCTCCGAATCCCAGCCCGAGCGGCGCCTTGCCGAAGTCCTTGGCGTGATCGAGCGCGGCTCCCTCGATTTGCAGGTCGCGCGGCGCGCAGGCGACATTTTCCGACGCCTAGCGGAGGCGGAGGCGTCGGTCCACGGCGTCGCGGTGGAAGACGTGCACTTCCACGAGGTCGGCGCAGTTGACGCCATCGTGGACATTGTCGGCACGGTCGTCGGCTTCGGCATGCTCGGCATCGAACGCGCCACCTGCTCGCCGTTGCCTCTCGGCTCCGGATGGGTCGAGACGGATCACGGCCGGCTGCCGATTCCGGCTCCGGCGACGGCGAAGCTGCTCGAGGGGTTTCCGACCTACGGCGGCGGCGCCGAGACGGAACTGGTGACTCCCACGGGCGCCGCTCTCGTTACCGGCCTCTGCGACAGCTTCGGGCCGATGCCTGCGATGACCGTGCGCCGCGTGGGCTACGGCGCCGGCAGCAAGGATCTCCCCCACCCCAACTGCCTGCGCATGTTCCTCGGCGACGCGGCGGCACCAGGCGCGTCTGCCGCGGAAACACTGGTCGTCCTCGAAACCAACCTCGACGACATGAACCCGGAGTTCTACGAACGCGTTGTCGAGCGGCTCTTCGAGGCCGGCGCGCTGGACGTCTTCATCACGCCGATCATCATGAAGAAATCGCGCCCGGCTTCGCTGCTCACGACGCTCGCGGCCCCGGACAAGCAGGCCGAACTGCTGCGCATCCTGTTCCGCGAGACGACGACCCTCGGCGTGCGGGCGCGCGAGGTCAGCCGCCATTGCCTCGACCGGGATTGGGTCACGGTGGAGACGCCGTTCGGCCAGGTGCGCGTGAAGATCGCTAGGCTTGAGGGCGAAATCGTCACGGTGGCGCCGGAATATGAGGATTGCAGGCGCCTCGCGCGTGAGAAGGGCGTGCCGCTCAAGGACGTCTACGAGCGGGCGCGGGCGGCCGCCATCGGGGCCTAG
- the larB gene encoding nickel pincer cofactor biosynthesis protein LarB, with protein sequence MKERLRELLEQIKSGEMPVEQALERLRHLPFEDLDFAKLDTHRILRKGFPEAIYSPGKSPQQIAALMKRLVEHGQTALATRATREVYEAVRPELPEAEYRELARMIVLRSGDDAPTGGGSVLVISAGTADQPVAEEAAVTAETMGCRVERLYDVGVAGIHRLLGHADKLAEASAIVVVAGMEGALASVVGGLARAPVVAVPTSVGYGTSFGGIGALLTMLNSCAGGVAVVNIDNGYGAGYYAALIATCAAAPDASPDTREP encoded by the coding sequence ATGAAGGAACGACTCCGCGAGCTACTGGAGCAGATCAAGTCGGGCGAAATGCCGGTCGAGCAGGCGCTCGAACGGTTGCGGCACTTGCCGTTCGAGGACCTCGACTTCGCCAAGCTCGACACGCATCGCATCCTGCGCAAAGGCTTCCCCGAGGCGATCTACTCCCCGGGCAAGAGCCCCCAACAGATCGCGGCGCTCATGAAGCGGCTTGTCGAGCACGGGCAGACCGCGCTCGCAACCCGCGCGACGCGCGAGGTGTACGAGGCGGTGCGGCCGGAACTGCCCGAAGCGGAATACCGAGAGCTTGCGCGGATGATCGTGCTGCGCTCGGGTGATGATGCGCCCACCGGCGGCGGCTCGGTGCTCGTCATCTCCGCGGGTACCGCCGATCAACCTGTCGCCGAGGAGGCCGCGGTCACCGCCGAGACGATGGGCTGCCGCGTCGAGCGTCTGTACGACGTCGGTGTCGCGGGCATTCACCGGCTGCTCGGACACGCGGACAAGCTCGCCGAGGCAAGCGCCATCGTTGTCGTGGCGGGGATGGAGGGCGCGCTGGCCAGCGTCGTCGGTGGGTTGGCGCGCGCGCCTGTCGTCGCGGTGCCCACCAGCGTCGGCTACGGCACGAGCTTCGGCGGGATCGGCGCGCTGCTGACCATGCTCAATAGCTGCGCCGGCGGCGTCGCCGTGGTTAATATTGATAATGGCTACGGCGCCGGCTACTATGCCGCCCTGATCGCGACCTGCGCCGCGGCACCCGACGCGTCACCGGACACGCGCGAACCGTAG